In Mixta intestinalis, the following are encoded in one genomic region:
- a CDS encoding FAD-binding protein: MSTYVAPEKNNYPGLDRGFNQRFKLDNDLSQSQGEGVYLVSDADDIVKTLQNLHELSAQSGEIKVISGGHCYENFTFQSATDTHSGSKTRFVIDLSNMRGISEEEKAGKKYIVVEPGASNWLIQQTLHAKYGAALPGGSCYSVCAGGHIAGGGYGLLSRLHGLVVDYLAGVEMVIPDTTEGKYKIRAFTPGNDEDRLNWASRGGGSGHFGIITKYYFEKLSVPAAPEHALFISFPVPWAQFSTDSPKTDAANFAAFLQSYYTACAQLPEQAFTLGKFTFRQNSSDFMAISMQVVYGDHSGHDSAILGGQDVPALTRDEAIKAIDDFIACMENWIPTAKTKKYSRQPYYLPGHPVSAAVQLNQLYDLPWIDMTQMLNGSGENQCGKYKSSCMVENFIQPEGEEIFYFLTGTQQGNEVPDTVDKAQTLIQIDSYGKQINAMDNMEQSRTAVAARNSVLKLQYQTYWKNYENRDEEQRKAVEKAIVTWFNEGYNRIHYKGTNNASGFPVWGDKYQGCYFNYPDRQLGVNPGYISDPGEQYGDFLLLYFGEHVRKELLAIKTSIDPMNKFAFSQSVLNPGLDPDGDRTA, encoded by the coding sequence ATGAGTACTTATGTAGCGCCAGAAAAAAACAATTACCCAGGACTTGACCGGGGCTTCAACCAGCGATTTAAACTCGACAACGACTTATCTCAATCCCAGGGTGAAGGCGTCTATCTTGTATCAGATGCCGACGATATTGTGAAAACGCTGCAAAATTTACATGAATTATCAGCGCAGTCCGGAGAAATAAAAGTTATTTCCGGCGGACACTGTTATGAAAACTTCACCTTTCAAAGCGCGACAGATACTCATTCAGGATCCAAAACGCGCTTTGTTATTGATCTGAGCAATATGCGGGGTATTAGTGAAGAGGAAAAAGCGGGTAAAAAATATATCGTCGTTGAGCCGGGTGCTTCCAACTGGCTTATACAGCAAACCCTGCATGCAAAATATGGCGCGGCCCTGCCGGGCGGTTCCTGCTATTCCGTATGCGCTGGTGGACATATCGCAGGCGGCGGCTATGGTTTATTATCCCGCCTGCATGGGCTAGTTGTCGATTATCTGGCTGGCGTTGAGATGGTCATTCCCGATACCACTGAGGGCAAATATAAAATCAGAGCCTTTACGCCAGGCAACGATGAAGATCGGCTGAACTGGGCCAGCCGCGGCGGCGGCTCCGGTCATTTTGGCATTATCACTAAATATTATTTTGAAAAACTGAGCGTTCCTGCCGCGCCTGAACATGCGCTGTTTATCAGTTTCCCGGTGCCCTGGGCACAGTTCAGCACCGACTCTCCGAAAACGGATGCGGCCAATTTCGCGGCGTTTTTACAATCCTATTATACTGCCTGTGCTCAACTACCTGAACAGGCCTTTACCCTGGGCAAATTCACCTTCCGGCAGAATAGCAGCGACTTTATGGCTATCAGTATGCAGGTAGTATATGGCGATCATTCCGGGCACGACAGCGCCATCCTTGGAGGCCAGGATGTCCCGGCCCTGACCAGGGATGAGGCAATCAAGGCAATTGATGATTTTATTGCCTGCATGGAAAATTGGATCCCTACGGCGAAAACAAAAAAATATTCCCGGCAGCCTTATTATCTGCCCGGCCATCCGGTCTCGGCAGCGGTTCAGCTAAATCAGCTATACGATCTTCCCTGGATTGATATGACGCAGATGCTGAATGGATCGGGTGAAAACCAGTGCGGTAAGTACAAAAGCAGTTGCATGGTAGAAAACTTTATTCAACCTGAAGGGGAGGAGATTTTTTATTTCCTTACCGGCACACAACAGGGTAATGAAGTGCCCGATACCGTAGATAAAGCGCAAACGCTTATTCAGATTGATAGTTACGGAAAACAGATCAATGCCATGGACAATATGGAACAATCCCGTACTGCCGTCGCTGCCCGTAATTCGGTGCTTAAACTTCAATATCAAACCTACTGGAAGAATTATGAGAACAGGGACGAGGAGCAGCGTAAAGCGGTTGAAAAAGCTATCGTCACCTGGTTTAACGAGGGCTATAACCGTATCCATTATAAGGGGACCAATAACGCCAGCGGCTTTCCTGTCTGGGGCGATAAATATCAGGGATGCTATTTTAACTATCCCGATCGGCAGCTGGGCGTTAATCCGGGTTATATATCCGATCCGGGCGAACAGTATGGCGATTTCCTGCTGCTCTACTTCGGCGAGCACGTGCGCAAAGAACTGCTGGCGATTAAAACCAGCATCGATCCCATGAATAAATTCGCCTTCTCGCAGTCGGTATTGAATCCCGGACTTGATCCTGACGGTGACCGAACGGCTTAA